A region of Desulfonatronum thiodismutans DNA encodes the following proteins:
- a CDS encoding glycosyltransferase family 4 protein codes for MSYDLKVAMLIWSYWPGHEGGAERQCRKIIPYLERRGIQVVVWTARTQRKQRRREMVGDHEIVRMGRAVPLMTAARGWVEKLLAIVLRRTNLQGRGQALRREALLFWLGLPLMFIAKAIFLLELWFWLRRAENRPDVIHVHESSWLAGAAAFFARRYGIPVLAKTALYPAWNVLGYDVPMRRTFSKARRECHFAALAPYLAEDLITHGVPRERIFEVPNGVEIPERIADFSSEKVVLFVANFSQGVEHKAFDVLLNAWNIVVREEPSALLKILGGGDRTQWENMVKFLRLESSVDFVGWVDAPSEHYRLSSIFVLPSGREGISNALLEAQSYGLPCVVSDIPGNIAIIEHGVNGIVVSAGNVEQLAKAILLLLSDSELIKKMGYAGRYKMIKNFNLQNVADIIVNVYEKIYFVR; via the coding sequence GTGAGTTATGACTTAAAGGTCGCCATGCTTATCTGGAGCTATTGGCCTGGCCATGAAGGTGGTGCTGAGCGGCAGTGTCGAAAAATTATCCCATATCTGGAGCGTCGAGGAATTCAGGTTGTTGTCTGGACGGCGAGGACGCAGAGAAAGCAACGCCGGAGGGAAATGGTTGGTGATCATGAGATAGTTCGCATGGGAAGGGCTGTTCCACTTATGACCGCAGCCCGTGGGTGGGTGGAAAAACTGTTGGCGATTGTTCTTCGGAGAACGAACCTCCAGGGGCGTGGCCAAGCACTCAGACGAGAGGCGTTATTGTTTTGGCTTGGTTTGCCGCTGATGTTCATAGCCAAAGCCATTTTCTTGCTGGAGTTGTGGTTTTGGCTGCGTAGGGCTGAAAACCGCCCTGACGTAATACATGTCCACGAGTCTTCCTGGCTGGCTGGAGCCGCGGCATTTTTTGCCCGGCGTTATGGAATCCCTGTCTTGGCCAAAACGGCGTTATACCCTGCGTGGAATGTTCTGGGTTATGATGTCCCAATGAGACGCACCTTTTCGAAAGCCCGACGGGAATGCCATTTTGCTGCTCTGGCCCCGTATCTTGCCGAGGATCTCATCACTCACGGAGTCCCTCGGGAGCGAATTTTCGAGGTACCTAATGGAGTTGAGATACCGGAGCGAATCGCTGATTTTTCTTCAGAGAAAGTTGTTTTGTTCGTAGCCAATTTCTCCCAGGGCGTGGAGCACAAAGCGTTCGATGTTTTATTGAATGCGTGGAATATTGTTGTTAGGGAGGAGCCTTCAGCGTTGCTGAAAATATTGGGTGGGGGAGATCGTACTCAATGGGAAAACATGGTTAAGTTTTTGCGATTGGAATCTTCAGTGGATTTTGTTGGATGGGTTGATGCTCCTTCAGAGCATTATCGTCTTTCCTCAATATTTGTTTTACCATCAGGTCGAGAGGGGATATCCAATGCTTTGTTGGAGGCGCAGAGCTACGGACTTCCCTGTGTTGTTTCAGATATCCCAGGAAATATTGCAATAATAGAGCATGGAGTAAATGGAATCGTTGTTTCAGCTGGAAATGTCGAGCAGCTTGCAAAAGCAATTCTGCTTTTACTAAGCGATTCAGAATTGATTAAAAAAATGGGATATGCTGGTCGATATAAAATGATTAAGAATTTTAATCTGCAAAATGTTGCGGATATTATTGTAAATGTTTATGAGAAAATTTATTTTGTGCGTTAA
- a CDS encoding glycosyltransferase family 4 protein: MNILFLFDAEAFGGHEITALAAMEGLADDARYSVTALHTKRNQHLITALKELSRRYTRVRTVFVTVNNCFSESVDALRHGGRTRTIAHAIRSLNPELVVNVQGFITIGLCATAACRLLGVPVVSYVPMVHKLWRIRPSVMSFVHDVANRYWYSCPSAYITTSERMKIKLTHEHCVDVKKVGVAEYGPNISTLPAIDKNAARAELGWSNGYHVGIVGRIEFVQKRQDFLIRAISKYQKELRGLQFVIVGDGPNLDDAVQLVHKHNLGEMIRFMEWQSDMWRVYPALDALLLPSRYEGVPLVMMEAMFYRVPVLASNVDGMRDFLPVECLFREGCDSDMISKMKKLSTTVTSETLDQLAGLVRDRLNTKIFRDSFVREILRIHELLTIKTDSTQVL; encoded by the coding sequence GTGAATATCTTGTTTTTATTCGATGCAGAGGCGTTTGGCGGGCATGAGATCACTGCATTGGCGGCAATGGAGGGGCTTGCCGATGACGCTAGATATTCAGTAACTGCTTTGCATACCAAACGAAATCAACACTTGATAACTGCCCTGAAGGAATTGTCCCGGCGCTACACTCGGGTCCGGACAGTTTTTGTGACAGTGAATAATTGCTTCTCAGAATCTGTTGACGCTCTGCGGCATGGAGGTCGTACTCGCACAATTGCTCATGCAATCCGTTCTTTGAATCCGGAGTTGGTTGTCAATGTCCAGGGATTCATAACAATCGGGCTTTGCGCCACGGCGGCATGTCGGCTTTTGGGCGTCCCGGTTGTTTCATATGTCCCGATGGTTCATAAGCTCTGGCGTATTCGCCCCTCAGTGATGTCCTTTGTTCATGACGTTGCGAACCGATACTGGTATTCATGTCCTTCGGCATATATTACAACCAGCGAAAGAATGAAAATTAAGCTTACGCATGAGCATTGCGTGGATGTAAAAAAGGTTGGTGTCGCTGAGTATGGACCGAATATTTCGACTCTTCCAGCAATCGATAAAAATGCGGCCAGGGCTGAGTTGGGCTGGTCAAATGGATATCATGTCGGCATTGTTGGAAGAATTGAGTTTGTCCAAAAGAGACAAGATTTTTTGATTCGTGCTATATCAAAGTATCAAAAAGAACTTCGAGGGCTCCAGTTTGTGATCGTAGGTGACGGGCCAAACTTGGATGATGCTGTTCAGTTGGTCCACAAACACAATCTTGGAGAGATGATTCGCTTCATGGAATGGCAAAGCGACATGTGGAGGGTTTACCCAGCATTGGATGCTTTGCTCCTGCCCTCAAGATATGAGGGGGTGCCTCTCGTGATGATGGAGGCTATGTTTTATCGGGTTCCAGTATTGGCTTCTAATGTGGATGGTATGCGTGACTTCTTGCCTGTTGAGTGTTTGTTTCGTGAGGGGTGTGATTCGGATATGATATCAAAAATGAAAAAACTGTCCACCACTGTGACCTCTGAAACGCTGGACCAGCTTGCCGGTCTCGTCAGGGATAGACTTAATACCAAGATTTTTCGCGACTCCTTTGTTCGAGAAATTTTGCGGATCCACGAACTGTTGACAATAAAAACGGATAGCACTCAAGTCCTTTAA
- a CDS encoding glycosyltransferase has product MRSVVLIPYCPLPINTGAKAEMWKHLNILHGLGPCTIASARRRPVGLGWTPRYEQEIRNRGFDLVFREDCIRLGLLQVYGFFYGLFCKGLGLDRAFGHSNPYHRHAFPAGWLHELSTQFDLAVINYSHWGHLPCACPKVVVLHDLVSDVSWEGAKRETIDLGSADLLVVISLDEEKALNQRGIFKTLWSPPSVDATEIPLNSTVGLVGSGSLFNIEGLHWLERALGRDGTANIPIRVYGGLANHVRSKAFAPVGCYEDPMQPYMDCGVVLMPTAEGTGVQIKAVEALAAGRAIIARKGAMRGLPPGEGAWIEVDSPRDMVLAALRLQADQSSREALASKARSYYEQWLDSAQIKASLKKVYTRLGMGIVPRR; this is encoded by the coding sequence ATGCGTTCGGTAGTCCTTATCCCTTACTGTCCGCTTCCCATCAATACGGGCGCAAAGGCCGAGATGTGGAAGCATTTGAATATCCTTCACGGATTGGGGCCGTGCACCATCGCTTCCGCCAGGAGACGACCGGTGGGGTTGGGATGGACACCGCGGTATGAGCAAGAGATCCGGAATCGCGGCTTTGACCTTGTTTTTCGCGAAGATTGCATCAGGCTCGGCCTCCTTCAGGTTTATGGCTTTTTTTATGGTCTTTTTTGCAAGGGGCTCGGCCTGGATCGAGCCTTTGGTCATTCCAACCCCTATCACCGCCACGCCTTTCCCGCGGGATGGCTGCATGAGCTGTCAACGCAGTTTGATCTGGCGGTGATTAATTATAGTCACTGGGGGCACTTGCCCTGTGCTTGTCCCAAGGTCGTGGTTCTTCACGACCTGGTTTCCGATGTTTCCTGGGAAGGGGCGAAGCGGGAAACGATAGATCTTGGCTCAGCCGATCTTTTGGTCGTTATTTCCCTGGATGAGGAAAAAGCGCTAAACCAACGCGGCATTTTCAAGACATTATGGAGCCCGCCCTCGGTCGATGCAACGGAAATTCCGCTAAACTCCACAGTAGGTTTGGTGGGTTCGGGTAGCCTATTTAATATTGAAGGCCTGCATTGGCTGGAGAGGGCTCTGGGTAGAGACGGGACGGCAAATATTCCGATCCGGGTGTATGGAGGTCTTGCCAACCATGTCCGTTCCAAGGCATTTGCCCCTGTTGGTTGCTATGAAGATCCGATGCAACCGTATATGGATTGCGGCGTCGTCCTGATGCCTACAGCCGAGGGAACAGGCGTGCAAATCAAGGCCGTGGAGGCCCTGGCCGCAGGCCGGGCCATTATTGCCAGAAAAGGGGCCATGCGCGGGTTGCCGCCCGGAGAAGGGGCATGGATTGAAGTGGATTCCCCGCGGGACATGGTTCTAGCCGCTTTGCGGCTGCAAGCTGATCAGTCGTCAAGAGAGGCGCTGGCGAGCAAGGCCAGGTCGTACTATGAGCAATGGCTGGACAGTGCTCAAATCAAGGCTTCGCTCAAAAAAGTCTACACTCGGCTTGGCATGGGGATTGTGCCGCGTCGATAA
- a CDS encoding shikimate kinase, which produces MRNALSELNQYVCDNTAMMARIFQVLDQEPMPETARECIVYNFLLLFAEHQLLLNHCRPSDVVFAEEGFAQVGSMLYGYLPSRVLMADSVAAYLDQLPPLRAVVWIDTPPEVCCERLKQRSAMPIVLQKDSEKEVLAFLEQARNCFQRIANGLTDRNIEVFTIPHLPGAVEEALSMVSHVAREIASAGLLQERVDRCAV; this is translated from the coding sequence ATGCGCAATGCCCTGTCTGAATTGAATCAGTACGTCTGCGATAATACCGCGATGATGGCCAGGATTTTTCAAGTGCTCGACCAAGAGCCCATGCCTGAAACAGCGCGGGAATGTATTGTGTACAATTTTTTACTCCTTTTTGCCGAGCATCAGTTGTTGCTGAACCACTGTCGACCAAGCGACGTTGTCTTTGCGGAGGAGGGGTTCGCGCAGGTTGGGTCCATGTTATACGGCTATTTGCCCTCGCGTGTTCTCATGGCCGACTCCGTGGCGGCATATCTCGATCAGCTGCCCCCTCTGAGAGCAGTCGTCTGGATCGATACCCCCCCGGAGGTCTGCTGCGAACGTTTAAAACAGCGATCGGCCATGCCTATTGTCCTCCAAAAAGATAGTGAAAAGGAAGTCCTAGCCTTTTTGGAGCAAGCCAGAAACTGTTTCCAGAGAATTGCCAATGGGCTCACCGATCGGAACATCGAAGTTTTCACAATACCCCATCTTCCGGGAGCCGTTGAGGAAGCCTTGTCAATGGTCAGCCATGTTGCTCGCGAGATTGCGTCGGCAGGGCTTCTACAGGAACGGGTGGATAGATGTGCGGTATAG
- the asnB gene encoding asparagine synthase (glutamine-hydrolyzing), with amino-acid sequence MCGIVGFASHKPLLEHDTLVAMRDTLVHRGPDDAGVMIWNASGKQCRHEPGVVGLGHRRLSIIDLSQAGRQPMSNETGDVWITYNGEFYNFSEYRKELAKRHGFASNSDTETIIHLFEDYGISGTLERMNGMFAFALWDVASKTMYLARDRLGKKPLYYSHQPDGTLIFASEIKALLQSGMVDQARIDPIALIQFWTYGYVIGERTVFEQIKRLLPGHHATWRDGELSIREYWDCPFGVDVFTGRSLDDLAEELEELLCDAIRLRMVADVPVGLFLSGGVDSSLVAALVAKAAGRSVNSYTIGFTDQAYDESAQAAEISGRLGLSNTMLAVTDEMEPSFAAIVRQFDEPFGHKSAIPTYFVAKLAKEHVSVALTGDGGDELFGGYDFYAKALSLWGDSEQRKFFSKPGTLLQKVSDLWFRHVLKKQKLTVLEMLVSPRNLRKLLCQEVWEGVRGKSWYGDREQWYARVAVADVLSQFQYVNLKTYLPDGVLVKVDRMSMAHALECRSPILDHRVVSFAARLPYWAKIDGQGRRKSILKHILRKYLPEHLVDLPKKGFSPPWDQWCRGPLGMHLKNSWLRQDNGYQNPAAAALLFPGRGVGSDTLQWNAFSSLHFFRAFS; translated from the coding sequence ATGTGCGGTATAGTCGGCTTTGCCAGCCATAAACCGCTGTTGGAGCATGACACCCTGGTGGCCATGCGCGACACATTGGTCCACCGAGGACCGGATGATGCCGGCGTGATGATTTGGAATGCTTCAGGCAAGCAATGCCGGCATGAACCGGGTGTCGTGGGACTGGGGCACAGGCGTCTGAGCATTATCGACTTGTCTCAGGCAGGCCGCCAACCCATGAGCAATGAAACCGGAGATGTCTGGATTACCTATAATGGGGAGTTCTATAATTTCTCTGAATACCGCAAGGAACTTGCAAAGCGCCATGGTTTTGCCTCCAATTCGGACACGGAGACCATCATTCATCTCTTTGAGGACTACGGTATATCTGGAACCTTGGAGCGTATGAACGGCATGTTCGCCTTTGCTCTGTGGGATGTGGCGTCCAAGACAATGTACCTGGCCAGGGACCGCCTGGGCAAAAAACCTCTATATTATTCGCATCAACCTGACGGCACCTTGATTTTTGCATCAGAAATCAAGGCGTTGCTTCAAAGCGGGATGGTTGACCAAGCCAGGATAGACCCCATCGCTTTGATTCAATTCTGGACCTACGGGTATGTCATTGGGGAGAGGACAGTTTTCGAGCAGATCAAACGTCTTTTGCCGGGGCATCACGCAACGTGGCGTGATGGAGAGTTATCCATTCGGGAGTATTGGGACTGCCCATTCGGTGTAGATGTATTCACGGGAAGGAGTCTGGACGACTTGGCGGAGGAACTGGAGGAGTTGCTCTGCGACGCCATCCGGTTGCGCATGGTTGCTGATGTACCCGTGGGGTTGTTTCTTTCCGGAGGGGTCGATTCCAGCTTGGTGGCCGCACTGGTTGCCAAGGCGGCGGGAAGAAGCGTCAACTCCTACACCATCGGGTTTACGGATCAAGCGTATGATGAGTCAGCTCAGGCCGCGGAAATTTCCGGCCGCCTGGGATTATCAAATACCATGCTCGCTGTGACGGACGAAATGGAACCTTCCTTTGCAGCCATTGTCCGACAGTTTGACGAGCCTTTCGGCCATAAATCAGCAATACCCACATACTTTGTCGCAAAGTTGGCGAAAGAACACGTGAGTGTCGCCTTGACAGGCGACGGCGGAGATGAATTGTTTGGCGGGTATGACTTTTACGCCAAGGCACTCTCTCTTTGGGGCGATTCTGAGCAGCGCAAGTTTTTTTCCAAGCCCGGAACGCTGCTCCAGAAGGTGTCTGATTTGTGGTTCCGGCATGTTTTGAAAAAACAAAAGCTTACCGTGTTGGAAATGCTTGTCAGCCCCAGGAATTTGCGGAAATTGCTCTGCCAAGAGGTTTGGGAGGGTGTGCGGGGGAAATCGTGGTATGGGGACCGGGAACAGTGGTATGCAAGGGTGGCCGTTGCTGATGTTCTCAGCCAGTTCCAATATGTCAACCTCAAGACCTATCTTCCGGATGGCGTGCTGGTGAAAGTAGACCGAATGTCCATGGCGCATGCTCTGGAATGCCGGAGCCCGATTTTGGACCACAGAGTGGTTTCTTTTGCAGCTAGGCTTCCGTATTGGGCAAAAATCGATGGCCAAGGCCGTAGAAAAAGCATTTTAAAGCACATTTTGCGGAAATATCTTCCGGAGCATCTCGTGGACCTCCCCAAAAAAGGTTTTTCCCCGCCGTGGGATCAATGGTGCCGGGGGCCGCTGGGAATGCACCTCAAAAATTCGTGGCTTCGCCAGGACAACGGTTACCAAAATCCGGCGGCCGCCGCTTTGTTATTCCCTGGTCGAGGCGTTGGGTCGGATACTTTGCAATGGAACGCGTTTAGCTCATTGCATTTTTTTCGGGCATTTTCATGA
- a CDS encoding PA14 domain-containing protein translates to MARKFKRKECPMFTFMMQLNLKAKPFFERHAKALSWVFALFLLLSAIKTAPFLIGTSIQIVQRVYVELAPGGLVVQYYEDTEFKSLVRSRSERAVDKRYYVDRIARGVSTAHFGAVWEGYLVVPEDGEYGFFMQSMDGSRMYLNGELIVDHWESRNWAPGKHGRADLESGRQHIRIEHVVYEGPAAIRLRWVGPTIPPDTVLSVPHIVKE, encoded by the coding sequence TTGGCCAGGAAGTTCAAACGCAAAGAATGTCCAATGTTCACGTTCATGATGCAACTTAACTTGAAAGCAAAACCTTTTTTCGAACGCCATGCCAAGGCCCTCTCTTGGGTTTTCGCGCTCTTCTTGCTTCTCTCCGCCATAAAGACGGCCCCTTTTCTCATTGGCACATCAATTCAGATTGTCCAACGTGTGTACGTGGAACTTGCCCCAGGTGGGCTTGTTGTTCAATACTATGAAGACACGGAGTTCAAATCTTTGGTGCGTAGCCGAAGCGAGCGAGCGGTTGATAAGCGGTATTATGTGGACAGAATTGCCAGAGGGGTGTCCACCGCCCATTTTGGGGCTGTTTGGGAGGGATACCTGGTCGTTCCGGAGGATGGCGAGTATGGCTTCTTTATGCAGTCCATGGATGGATCCAGGATGTATCTCAATGGTGAGCTCATAGTAGATCATTGGGAGAGCAGGAATTGGGCTCCAGGGAAACATGGACGGGCGGACTTGGAGTCTGGAAGGCAACATATTCGCATTGAACATGTTGTCTATGAAGGGCCTGCTGCGATTCGTCTGCGCTGGGTCGGCCCCACAATACCTCCGGACACGGTTTTATCCGTGCCACATATTGTCAAGGAATAG
- a CDS encoding glycosyltransferase translates to MGSYSTQVSLSLVIPCYNEEKTLQKCVERVQGIADTWLNLELIIVDDCSRDSSVQVAEELVRRYDNVRLLRHDKNQGKGAALRTGFAQASGDFVGVQDADLEYDPMDLRRLVVPLAEGRADVVFGSRYLYSGERRVLYFWHSQMNRVLTFLSNMFSDLGLTDMETCYKLFRREIIQSIPIEENRFGFEPEIVAKIGDRGCRVYEMPVSYQGRTYAEGKKINWKDGVRALYCILHYGAHRSPLPMQFLIYVFIGGIAAVFNLLLFLLLMPHLSVGFSAITAFYAAAAVNYWLCTHLLFKKHVRWKSWTEQAVYYAAVTAIAVVDMTMTKGLIAIGMTAAGSKLAASGIGLILNFLARRYLVFPEKRVKV, encoded by the coding sequence ATGGGTTCTTATTCCACACAAGTTTCTTTATCATTAGTCATCCCCTGCTATAACGAAGAGAAAACGCTGCAAAAATGTGTTGAAAGAGTTCAGGGCATTGCCGATACATGGCTCAACCTGGAATTGATCATAGTTGATGACTGTTCACGGGACAGCAGCGTGCAGGTGGCGGAGGAACTTGTCAGGCGGTATGACAATGTACGGCTTCTGCGCCATGACAAGAACCAGGGCAAAGGTGCAGCCTTGCGCACCGGCTTTGCCCAGGCTTCCGGGGATTTCGTAGGCGTTCAGGACGCGGACCTGGAGTATGACCCCATGGACCTGCGCCGGCTTGTTGTGCCGTTGGCTGAAGGCCGCGCGGACGTTGTCTTCGGTTCCCGTTATCTTTATTCAGGGGAGCGTCGTGTCCTGTATTTTTGGCACAGCCAAATGAACAGGGTCTTGACGTTCCTCTCGAACATGTTCAGCGACCTCGGGCTCACGGACATGGAGACCTGCTACAAGCTCTTCCGGCGTGAAATTATCCAGTCAATACCCATTGAAGAGAATCGTTTCGGATTTGAACCCGAAATAGTGGCCAAAATCGGGGACAGAGGGTGCCGTGTCTACGAGATGCCTGTTTCCTATCAGGGCCGGACGTATGCGGAAGGCAAAAAAATAAATTGGAAAGATGGAGTTCGCGCACTCTATTGTATTTTGCACTACGGAGCGCACAGGTCGCCCCTGCCCATGCAATTCTTGATCTATGTTTTCATCGGCGGCATAGCCGCGGTGTTTAATCTTCTGCTTTTTCTCCTTCTCATGCCGCACCTTTCCGTTGGATTTTCGGCAATCACAGCGTTTTATGCCGCGGCGGCAGTGAATTACTGGCTGTGCACCCATCTTTTGTTCAAAAAGCATGTTCGCTGGAAATCGTGGACCGAACAGGCTGTGTACTATGCGGCTGTAACCGCTATTGCCGTCGTGGACATGACAATGACCAAAGGATTGATAGCCATTGGCATGACAGCGGCAGGCTCAAAGCTGGCCGCCTCCGGCATTGGCCTGATCCTCAACTTCCTGGCCAGGCGTTATTTGGTATTCCCGGAAAAGCGGGTGAAAGTGTGA
- a CDS encoding glycosyltransferase family 4 protein, with protein sequence MLIWNYWPVPAGGAESQCRKLVHALSKHEVDCCVLTARLSRNTPVQDQDGRSRVRRIAVLQMWLDAVLAWRAGRNKIPGRTQKKIRPADTEEVSFSSLRQSVEMLVRWINTMSFMVGATCWLFYHRKEFDVIHVHTGDWLAGYAGWVGKFLQIPVVCKASNMPALPILDRSVPFRNILDKSRLRINFVALHGAIEDELAARVFRKDQIVQIPNGVLVPEAPVTCVKGDYVLYVGNFSQGKAHKAFDVLLKAWVLVIKRLPSARLCMAGGGDATPWREMAGELGCAHAVHFAGYIKDLSQHYQKASVFVLPSRHEGMSNALLEAQAWGVPAVVSDIPGNRAVVNNGETGFVAPVGDHIRLAETILFLLENSSKRQEMRHNARERIMKNFSMAIIAQKYVDMYKSMAKFPSSGI encoded by the coding sequence ATGCTCATCTGGAATTATTGGCCGGTTCCGGCAGGTGGGGCTGAATCTCAATGCCGGAAGCTTGTCCATGCTTTATCAAAGCATGAAGTGGACTGCTGTGTGCTGACTGCGCGTCTTTCGAGAAATACCCCAGTTCAAGACCAAGATGGCAGGAGCCGGGTCCGTCGCATTGCTGTTTTGCAAATGTGGCTTGATGCTGTTTTGGCATGGAGGGCAGGGCGGAACAAAATCCCAGGGCGAACACAAAAAAAAATACGACCCGCCGACACAGAAGAAGTGTCCTTTTCATCTTTACGGCAATCCGTCGAGATGCTGGTGCGCTGGATCAATACCATGAGTTTCATGGTTGGTGCAACGTGCTGGTTGTTCTACCATCGCAAAGAGTTTGATGTAATTCACGTGCACACAGGGGACTGGTTGGCCGGATATGCAGGCTGGGTTGGGAAATTTCTCCAAATCCCCGTGGTTTGCAAGGCGTCCAATATGCCGGCATTGCCGATATTGGACAGATCGGTTCCGTTTCGCAATATTCTCGACAAGTCTCGGCTTCGAATCAACTTTGTTGCTCTTCACGGGGCCATTGAGGATGAATTGGCGGCAAGAGTATTCCGAAAGGACCAGATCGTTCAGATTCCAAATGGGGTGCTTGTTCCAGAAGCCCCCGTTACATGTGTCAAAGGCGATTATGTGCTGTATGTTGGAAATTTTTCTCAGGGCAAGGCGCATAAGGCTTTTGACGTCTTGCTCAAGGCATGGGTTTTGGTGATTAAACGGCTTCCGTCAGCGAGGTTGTGCATGGCGGGAGGAGGGGATGCGACGCCTTGGCGGGAAATGGCCGGCGAACTTGGGTGTGCTCATGCTGTTCACTTTGCGGGGTACATTAAGGATTTGAGCCAACATTACCAAAAGGCCTCTGTTTTTGTTTTGCCTTCAAGGCATGAAGGCATGTCAAACGCCCTTTTGGAAGCACAAGCCTGGGGTGTGCCGGCTGTCGTATCCGACATTCCTGGTAACCGCGCTGTTGTCAATAATGGGGAGACTGGATTTGTTGCCCCTGTCGGAGACCATATCCGCCTTGCAGAAACCATTTTGTTCCTGCTTGAGAATTCTAGTAAAAGGCAGGAAATGAGACATAATGCACGGGAGCGCATCATGAAGAATTTTTCAATGGCGATAATTGCTCAAAAATATGTTGATATGTACAAGAGTATGGCGAAATTTCCTTCGTCCGGGATCTAA